A single Hippocampus zosterae strain Florida chromosome 1, ASM2543408v3, whole genome shotgun sequence DNA region contains:
- the clcn3 gene encoding H(+)/Cl(-) exchange transporter 3 isoform X5 — translation MEEEDAGADPYLPYDGGGDTIPLREIPTRGSHYAMSNGGGAPSSSTHLLDFLEEPIPGVGTYDDFHTIDWVREKCKDRERHRKINSKKKESAWEFTKSLYDAWSGWLVVTLTGLASGALAGLIDIAADWMNDLKEGVCLSAMWFNHEQCCWTSNETTFAERDKCPQWKSWAELILGQAEGPGSYIMNYFMYIYWALSFAFLAVCLVKVFAPYACGSGIPEIKTILSGFIIRGYLGKWTLMIKTVTLVLAVASGLSLGKEGPLVHVACCCGNIFSYLFPKYSKNEAKKREVLSAASAAGVSVAFGAPIGGVLFSLEEVSYYFPLKTLWRSFFAALVAAFVLRSINPFGNSRLVLFYVEYHTPWYLFELLPFILLGVFGGLWGAFFIRANIAWCRRRKSTRFGKYPVLEVILVAAVTAVVAFPNPYTRQNTSELIKELFTDCGPLESSQLCQYRSRMNGSKAFTDGPDRPAGPGVYAAMWQLCLALVFKIIMTIFTFGLKVPSGLFIPSMAIGAIAGRIVGIAVEQLAYYHHDWFLFKEWCEVGADCITPGLYAMVGAAACLGGVTRMTVSLVVIVFELTGGLEYIVPLMAAVMTSKWVGDAFGREGIYEAHIRLNGYPFLDAKEEFTHTTLAREVMRPRRCDPPLAVLTQDDLSVEDLQGVINESSYNGFPVIVSKESQRLVGFALRRDITIAIENARRKQEGIVSNSRVYFTQHAPTLPADSPRPLKLRSILDMSPFTVTDHTPMEIVVDIFRKLGLRQCLVTHNGRLLGIITKKDILRHMAQMANQDPESIMFN, via the exons atggaggaggaggacgcgGGCGCCGACCCCTATTTACCTTACGACGGGGGAGGGGACACCATCCCCCTGCGGGAGATCCCGACACGAG GGTCCCACTACGCCATGTCGAACGGGGGCGGTGCACCCAGCAGCTCCACCCACCTGTTGGACTTCCTAGAGGAACCCATTCCGGGCGTGGGCACCTACGACGACTTCCACACCATCGACTGGGTGCGAGAGAAGTGCAAGGACCGTGAGAGGCACCGCAAG ATCAACAGTAAGAAGAAGGAGTCTGCGTGGGAGTTCACCAAGAGTCTGTATGACGCCTGGTCCGGATGGCTCGTGGTCACGCTCACGGGCTTAGCCTCCG GCGCGTTGGCGGGCCTGATCGACATCGCCGCCGACTGGATGAACGACCTGAAGGAGGGCGTGTGCCTGAGCGCCATGTGGTTCAACCACGAGCAGTGCTGCTGGACGTCCAACGAGACCACCTTCGCCGAGAGGGACAAGTGCCCCCAGTGGAAGAGCTGGGCCGAGCTCATCCTGGGCCAGGCTGAG GGACCGGGCTCGTACATCATGAACTACTTCATGTACATCTACTGGGCGTTGTCCTTCGCCTTCCTCGCCGTGTGTCTCGTCAAAGTGTTTGCTCCGTACGCCTGCGGATCGGGAATTCCGGAG ATCAAGACCATCCTGAGCGGGTTCATCATCAGGGGCTACCTGGGCAAGTGGACCCTGATGATCAAGACGGTGACTTTGGTGCTGGCGGTGGCGTCGGGCCTGAGTCTGGGCAAGGAGGGCCCGCTGGTGCACGTGGCCTGCTGCTGCGGCAACATCTTCTCCTACCTCTTCCCCAAGTACAGCAAGAACGAGGCCAAGAAGCGAGAG GTCCTGTCGGCCGCCTCTGCGGCCGGCGTGTCGGTGGCGTTCGGGGCGCCCATCGGCGGTGTTCTCTTCAGCCTGGAAGAG gtcAGCTACTACTTCCCTCTCAAGACGCTGTGGCGCTCCTTTTTCGCCGCCCTGGTGGCCGCCTTCGTCCTGCGCTCCATCAACCCCTTTGGAAACAGCCGCCTGGTGCTGTTCTACGTGGAGTACCACACGCCCTGGTACCTGTTTGAGCTCCTCCCCTTCATCCTGCTGGGCGTTTTTGGGGGCCTGTGGGGCGCCTTCTTCATCCGGGCCAACATCGCTTGGTGCCGGCGACGCAAATCCACCCGCTTCG GCAAGTACCCAGTTTTGGAGGTGATCCTGGTGGCGGCCGTGACGGCCGTGGTGGCCTTCCCCAACCCGTACACGCGGCAGAACACCAGCGAGCTGATCAAGGAGCTGTTCACCGACTGCGGGCCGCTGGAGTCGTCGCAGCTGTGCCAATACCGCAGCCGCATGAACGGCAGCAAGGCCTTCACGGACGGCCCCGACCGGCCCGCCGGGCCCGGCGTCTACGCCGCCATGTGGCAGCTGTGCCTGGCGCTGGTCTTCAAGATCATCATGACCATCTTCACCTTCGGCCTCAAG GTTCCGTCGGGTTTGTTCATTCCCAGCATGGCCATCGGGGCCATCGCCGGGCGCATCGTCGGCATCGCCGTGGAGCAGCTGGCGTATTACCACCACGACTGGTTCCTGTTCAAGGAGTGGTGCGAGGTCGGCGCCGACTGCATCACGCCAGGCCTCTACGCCATGGTGGGGGCCGCCGCCTGCCTGG GCGGCGTGACCCGCATGACCGTCTCCTTGGTGGTCATCGTCTTCGAGCTGACGGGCGGCCTGGAGTACATCGTGCCCCTCATGGCCGCCGTCATGACCAGCAAATGGGTGGGCGACGCCTTCGGCCGCGAGGGCATCTACGAGGCGCACATCCGCCTCAACGGCTACCCCTTCCTGGACGCCAAGGAGGAATTCACGCACACCACGCTGGCCCGGGAGGTGATGCGGCCGCGCCGCTGCGACCCGCCGCTGGCCGTGCTGACGCAGGACGACCTGAGCGTGGAGGACCTGCAGGGGGTCATCAACGAAAGCAGCTACAACGGCTTCCCCGTCATCGTGTCCAAGGAGTCCCAGAGGCTCGTGGGGTTCGCTCTGCGCAGGGACATCACCATCGCCATCG AGAACGCCCGGCGCAAACAGGAGGGCATCGTGTCGAACTCCCGGGTGTACTTCACCCAGCACGCCCCCACCCTGCCCGCCgacagcccccgccccctcaagcTGCGCTCCATCCTGGACATGAGCCCTTTCACCGTCACCGACCACACCCCCATGGAGATCGTGGTGGACATCTTCCGCAAGCTGGGCCTGCGCCAGTGCCTGGTCACCCACAACGG GCGGCTTCTGGGCATCATCACCAAAAAGGATATCCTGCGTCACATGGCTCAGATGGCAAATCAAGATCCCGAGTCCATCATGTTCAACTGA